DNA sequence from the Prolixibacter sp. SD074 genome:
TTCACGGTATTTGGAAGGAAGAATTTGAAACTCCTTCTTAAAATGCATACTGAAATATTTCGGGTCGTTGAACCCCACCTGATATGCCACTTCCGATACGCTTAACTGGCTTTTTTGCAAGAGTTGGGCAGCCCGTTTCAATCGCAGGATGCGAATAAACTCCAAAGGAGTGCTTCCGGTTAACGCTACAATTTTATTGTACAGTTGCATGCGACTAATGCCCATTTGCCTGCCAAATTCAGCGACTGAAAAACCGATATCAGCCATGTGCTCCTCAATTATATCGAGTGCTTTTGCCATAAATTTTTCATCCAGAGACGTGATGCTGATATCCTTCGGCTCGATATTCATTTTCGATTTAAACACTTCGCGGATGTTCTTTTTCAACTGAATGAGATTCTGAATTTTAATCCATAATATTTCGAAATTGAAAGGTTTTATGATGTAATCGTCGGCACCGCTTTGAAGTCCCTCCAACTTATGTTGCTCCGAAATTTTTGCAGTCAGAAAAATAAATGGAATGTGGCTGGTGATTTTGTCGTCTTTCACACGGCGGCAAAACTCCACACCATCCAATTCCGGCATCATAATATCGCTAAGAATTAAATCCGGAAGCGTTTTTTCCAATACTTCCAACGCTTGCCGACCATTGGCTGCCTCTATCACCTCATACTTCTCTTCCAGATTCTCTTTCAGATATTGCCGCAGTTCTTCATTATCCTCCACAAGCAATATCGATTCTGCTTTTTTCGCCGCTTCGGAACGCTTTTTCGGTTTAGTTGCAATTTTAGGTATAGGCGTTTAGACATCCCAGGTTAATCAACTGATTGTAAGCGAATAGGCTTAGAATAAACCATCCTTCTTATGAGTACATCGAAGATTGTCTCCATATTTGATCGTCTATTGTGCCTAAAATGAAACTCATCAAGGTATCCTTGAAGTCGTTCTTCACTGCAATGTTGGTGAATTCCTCTTAGCCATCCCTTTATATTCATAATGTGAAAATGGAGATCTGGAAAATTTTTGCCCTTCTCTGATTTCATTTGTTCCATATTTGGGTAATCTTTTTTTAGAGGAATATATCCTTTCCATACATCAGTGACGATTTTTGCATCCTTGCTAATGTATGTTTCAAAAAATGGTTTAAACGAAGTATTCGAAGCATCGCTGATAACTTGGGCGTAAGCACGTCCAACCCCGCCTTTGACTATTTCTAAGGCAACAATGACAAGCTTTTTATCCCCTTTACTCCGGCCTGGTTTTCCTTCTTCTGGTCCGCCGATATAGAATTCATCTACATGAACTATCCCGTTGATAGGATGCAATTTACTGCTTTGCATAGCTTGTTGGATTTTCCATTTGAATTCCCAACAAGTCTTCTGACGAAGTTCAAACTCTCGAGATAATTCCAACGAAGACATTCCTTTCTTCTTTGTACTTATTTTGAATGCTATGTGAAAAGCCAGTAGTAATGGGAATTTACATTTATCAAACTGAGTCCCGGCTGTTGGACTTTCATCATATTTACATTTCATACATCGTCTTGAAAATGGCTTAACGCCTTTGCAGTATTTTGTATGGCCACATTTTTTACAATGGAATTCTGTTTCGTTCCACTTGATCCCTGCCAAGTACCGATAACAATCTTCATCTGTCGAAAATGTTTTATTGAATTTAATTGAGTTCACTCCTTTAAATTGATTTCTTTCATTCATGCTACAAAAGTAGCCATTATTAATTTATTGGGCGGTCTAAACGCCTATACCTATGCAATTTTTTCATCCGATGTGAATTTTACTTCCCTGAGTGCTCCACGAACTTCATGCGTTTCCAGTTCAGTGGCTTCGGTAACCGGCAAGAACACATTAAAAGAACTACCAATATTCGGTGCACTATCGACGGTAATCTTTCCACCGTGCAATTGCACGTACTCTTTTACCAACGATAAACCAATACCTGTTCCCTTTTCTCTTGCTCCATTGCCGTTCTCTTCCTGGTAAAAACGAGTGAAAATCTTGTCGATATTTTCCGGCTGTATACCTACGCCGTTGTCTTTTACTCTGATCACCAGATTATTCTTTTTCTCTATCTGCCCATCATTTTGCTCTACTTCCAGGCTTACCTGAACAATCACCAGTCCACTGAGAGGAGTAAACTTAAATGCATTGGACAGCAAATTGAAAAGCACCTTTTCCAGTTTATCTTTATCAAACACCATGAAGTATTCACGCAAATCGGTGATTTGTCGCAACTCGATGTTCTTGTTATAACTCAAATCATTGAAGGATGAAACGGTGGCTGTAATAAATTCGATAATATTTCCCCACGAAGGATTGTACGATAATCCTTTGTCATCCATTTTTCGGAAATCCAGCAGCTGGTTTATCATATTAATCAACTTCTTCGAGTTCTGATAAATATGATTCAGGTATATCTCTTCCGGTTCACCTTTGAACCGTGGCAACAGCTTTTCAACAGGCGATATTATCAAGGTTAATGGTGTACGGAACTCATGCGAGATATTGGTAAAGAATTTCAGTTTCATGCTGTCCAATTCATGAATACGCTTGGCCTCTGAACGTTCCATCTCCAGTTCTACATTCATCCGTTCCCTAAAAAGGATAACATACCTCAATCCCAGCAAGGAAATGGTTAGCACCAGAGCATAAATCGCCATTGCATACCAGCTTTTCCAAAAAGGCGGTAACACTTTTATTTTTAATGAAATTCCCTCTTCATTCCAGGTCCCGTCAGCATTTGAGCCCTTTACGTGAAGAATATAGTCTCCATTGTTCAGGTTGGTAAAGGTGGCAAAGTTGGCTGTTCCATCAGTTTCAAACCAACTATTGTCGAAACCTTCTAACTGGTAGCGGTATTTGTTCTTTTCAGGGTATAAATAGGTCAATGCAGCAAACTCAACGGAGAAAAGATTTTCGGAATATTTCAGTACAATCTGATCGGTATGATTGAGAGGTTTATTCAGCAATACGCGATGATTGAACTCCTGTTCCGGTTTAATATCAGAATTCAATACCCGAAGATTCGTAAAGATCAAGCCGGGTACTGTCTTATCGATTTGAATCTCTTCAGGCCTAAAAATATTTACTCCGTTAACTCCACCGAACAGTAACTCACCATTCCGGGTCTTCAACGAAGCTGTTTCGGAAAATTCCAATCCCTGTAAACCGTCTGTCTCATCGAAATGCCTGAGACTGGTGGTAAAAGTGGTGTCATTTTCAATGTTGGAGAAATGAATCTTAGTTATTCCCCGGGAACTGCTAACCCATAAATTTCCTTGATTATCTTCCAAAATACGGTAAACAGGATTGGCGACCAAACCGGAACTTCTGTTAATAACAACCATGCTAAGACTCTCTGGTGAAAACTTGATCAATCCATTGACACTGCACAACCAATGCCATCCCCTGCTATCTTCGAAGCTGGAACTAATTGGCCCCAAAAACGGTGTACCATCCGTCGAATACTTCGTAAAGTAAACATCAAAATCATCCTTCTTCGGATCGTAAATCGATAAGCCATCAGATGTACAAATCCAAAGTCGGTTCTTGCTATCCTGAGAAATGTGATTGATATAGTTTCCTGAAAGATTGGAATTTTCGTTCGTATACCTTTTAAAGGACTCTGTTTCAGGATTGAATACATTCAGTCCACCACCCAATGTGCCAACCCATAACCGATTGTTTCGGTCTTCGAAAATACTCCAAATGCGATCATCTGAAAGGCTCGTGGAATCGTCGGCATTGTACTTATAAGCATTAAATTTCCCAGTCGTTGGATTGTATTTGTCTAATCCGCCAAAGTAGGTACCGATCCAGATGTTTTTCTGATGGTCCTCAAAAAGAGAAACAACAATATCATTGGTCAGACCATTGGGGCCGCTATTTTCTACTGTAATGTACCGGAACCTATGCGTCTTCCTGTCAAGAATATTAATACCGCCGCCATTTGTGCCAATCCAAATATTTCCCTTACGGTCTTCAATACAGCAATCGACATCATTAAAACTAAGCGAATTATCAATTTCCGGATCATTCTGTATCAACCGAAATTTTTTAGAGCTCGGTTTATAGAAATCCAGCCCCTGTTTATAGGTACCCAGCCAGACAATATCATCCTTATCGATCAACATACTAAATAACCCATTCGTGGAGATAGTTCCGGATTTTCCTTCTTTATACGCCAGATTCTGGACGGTATTTTGCTGTTTATCGAACAGAAAAATGCCGGCTCCATCAGTCGCCAGCCAAATGATTCCATCCTTATCTTCCTGAATACCGCTAATTACCTTGTTACCCACCTCACGATACAAGACCTGATTAAGTGTTTCCTGCCACTTCTTCTTTCGGAGATCGTAAACATACAAACCTGCCTGACTACCAATCCATAATAAACTATCATTATCGATGAACAGTTTTTGCAGGCCATTCACATATTTTCCCTCGTAAATCGGCGGTAGCGGTATCGATTCTATGGCACCGTTTCCTGGACGGTAGCAGATAAGATTGCGCGTGAACGTTCCCATCCAAATATTTCCCTGGATATCTTCGGCAAAAGACATTACATTATTCACATGTGCTGAAAAACGAGTCGAATCAATCAGGTGATGACGAAAAGTTCCGTTCCGGTAGGTAAAAAAACCTTCGTGTGTTCCCAGGTACACAGTACTGTCATGCGCTACATAAATAGCGCCGATATTATTGATATCGTTGCAATTAAAGGCATTGTAATTAAACAGCGAAATCTGATGAAAATTCTCTTCATCCACGCTTTTAATGTTCACGCCATTTCTGGTTCCAACCCACAAATTGGAATTATCATCCTCAGCTATACAGGATATATAATTGTCGGAAATACTGGTGGAATCACCTGTCCGGTACTCAAATGTTGCAATGTCATACCCGTCGAAACGATTCAATCCCCGGTTGGTACCTACCCATATAAATCCGTCCGAGTCGCGACACAAAGATGTTACCCAATTGGAAGACATTCCTCGTCTTGTACTGATATTGGAAAAATTGATAGCGGTCTGCTGCGCCATTAACTGGACAACTGAAACCAGTAAAGCAATTACAATCCATGTAATTCTGGTCATGGTTAGGTTAGCATTTAGGCAGGTAATTTAATACCCGTTAGGTTAACAGCATGAAGTTAACCACTCAAAGTGATTTTTCAACCTCATTTTACATTTGAAGTACTAAATATATACAAATCCACACCATGCCGGATTAATCACCCCCAAATCCTTTACAAGTGACACACAGCCGATCAGCAAAATACTACCAACTTTATCGTACCAATAAAACCTAACATGAAAAAGTACAGCCGCCAGTTTTATCTGCTGATAGAAATACTCATCTATTTCATCATCATTGCATTCATTATTTCAATTACCTGGCTATTAAATTAACTAATTATCAATCCTTTATCTATGAAGAAACATGCAATCTTTGTTTTGATGTTGTTCTTAATGAGTCACGCATTGCTTGCTCAGAAAAGAATTACCGGGACAGTGGAAGATGCTGGAACATCCGAAGCTTTACCGGGAGTCAATGTAGTGCTGAGAGGGACTACACAAGGAACAATCACCAACGTCGACGGGCAATATTCAATTGAAGTACCGTCAGACGAAACCGTTTTGGTATTCTCCTTTATCGGTTACCAGAGGCAAGAAGCTCGCGTAGGTTCTAAAACAGAGATTAACATCTCTCTAAAATCGGCCACAACAGGACTCGATGAAGTAGTTGTGGTTGGATACGGAACCATGAAAAAGTCGGACCTGACAGGTTCTGTTGTATCGGTATCCGAAGAAAAGCTGAAATCAACCATTTCTACGAACATCGACCAGGCCATGCAGGGACGTGTTGCCGGAGTACAGGTGACACAAAACTCCGGACAGCCAGGTGGCGCCACTTCGATCCGAATCCGTGGTGCCAGTTCGGTAACCGGAAGTAATGAACCTTTATATGTCGTCGATGGCGTTCCCTTTGTCGGCAACGGACAAACGATCGCCGGTTTCGACTGGGCTGGAGGTGCCAACGGTCAGAACAAGGTAAACCCATTATCGACCATTAACCCGTCAGATATTGTGAGCATTGAAGTATTGAAAGATGCTTCGGCAGCTGCCATTTACGGTGCTCAGGCTGCCAATGGTGTAATCCTTGTCACCACTCGTCGTGGGAAAAAAGGAGAAGCCAAAGTAACGTATGATGGTTACATGGCACTGCAGCAGCTTCCCAACAAACTTGACATGATGGACCTTCGGGAATATGCGGAATACGAGAACCAGATTGCAGATGAACTGGGAAACTCTAAAAATCAGAACTATCTCGACCCTTCCATTCTCGGAAGAGGAACTGACTGGCAAAACGAGGTATTCCGCCCAGCCTGGATGCAGAATCACCAGCTATCGGTCACCGGGGGTAGCGATAAAACCGTTTATGCCTTCTCCGGTGGATATTTCGATCAGGACGGCATCATCATCGGTTCCAATTTTAGTCGTTTCAGTACCCGAATGAACATGGACAGTCAGGTAAAAAAATGGCTAAAAATCGGTGGCTCACTCGCTTACGCTGAAACGGACGAGAAAATTACCTTGAATGACGGTGGCGATGGTGTTATCATGCAGGCATTGCTCATGCAGCCCGATGTCCCTGTTTATGATATGGACGGAAATTTTGCCGGCCCAAATACGGTTGCCGGTTCCTCACAATATAACCCGGTAGCACTGGCACTGCAGCGAAACAACACGCTGAAACGTCAGAGAACAACCGGAAATGCTTATCTCAGTGCTGATATCATCAAAGGCTTGAATCTACGGAGCGAATACAGTTATGATGTCAACGCCTCAGTGAACAAAGCCTTCCATCCCACTTACGAATGGGGTATTCTAAAAAATGACATCAACAAAATGATGCAACGCGAAGAGCACAGCAAATTCTGGGTTTGGAAAAATTACCTGACCTACAATCTCGACTTTGCGGATGTTCATCATCTTACCTCTATGTTCGGTCAGGAAATGCAGGA
Encoded proteins:
- a CDS encoding response regulator; translation: MEDNEELRQYLKENLEEKYEVIEAANGRQALEVLEKTLPDLILSDIMMPELDGVEFCRRVKDDKITSHIPFIFLTAKISEQHKLEGLQSGADDYIIKPFNFEILWIKIQNLIQLKKNIREVFKSKMNIEPKDISITSLDEKFMAKALDIIEEHMADIGFSVAEFGRQMGISRMQLYNKIVALTGSTPLEFIRILRLKRAAQLLQKSQLSVSEVAYQVGFNDPKYFSMHFKKEFQILPSKYREEKGS
- a CDS encoding IS1595 family transposase, whose protein sequence is MNERNQFKGVNSIKFNKTFSTDEDCYRYLAGIKWNETEFHCKKCGHTKYCKGVKPFSRRCMKCKYDESPTAGTQFDKCKFPLLLAFHIAFKISTKKKGMSSLELSREFELRQKTCWEFKWKIQQAMQSSKLHPINGIVHVDEFYIGGPEEGKPGRSKGDKKLVIVALEIVKGGVGRAYAQVISDASNTSFKPFFETYISKDAKIVTDVWKGYIPLKKDYPNMEQMKSEKGKNFPDLHFHIMNIKGWLRGIHQHCSEERLQGYLDEFHFRHNRRSNMETIFDVLIRRMVYSKPIRLQSVD
- a CDS encoding two-component regulator propeller domain-containing protein, with the translated sequence MTRITWIVIALLVSVVQLMAQQTAINFSNISTRRGMSSNWVTSLCRDSDGFIWVGTNRGLNRFDGYDIATFEYRTGDSTSISDNYISCIAEDDNSNLWVGTRNGVNIKSVDEENFHQISLFNYNAFNCNDINNIGAIYVAHDSTVYLGTHEGFFTYRNGTFRHHLIDSTRFSAHVNNVMSFAEDIQGNIWMGTFTRNLICYRPGNGAIESIPLPPIYEGKYVNGLQKLFIDNDSLLWIGSQAGLYVYDLRKKKWQETLNQVLYREVGNKVISGIQEDKDGIIWLATDGAGIFLFDKQQNTVQNLAYKEGKSGTISTNGLFSMLIDKDDIVWLGTYKQGLDFYKPSSKKFRLIQNDPEIDNSLSFNDVDCCIEDRKGNIWIGTNGGGINILDRKTHRFRYITVENSGPNGLTNDIVVSLFEDHQKNIWIGTYFGGLDKYNPTTGKFNAYKYNADDSTSLSDDRIWSIFEDRNNRLWVGTLGGGLNVFNPETESFKRYTNENSNLSGNYINHISQDSKNRLWICTSDGLSIYDPKKDDFDVYFTKYSTDGTPFLGPISSSFEDSRGWHWLCSVNGLIKFSPESLSMVVINRSSGLVANPVYRILEDNQGNLWVSSSRGITKIHFSNIENDTTFTTSLRHFDETDGLQGLEFSETASLKTRNGELLFGGVNGVNIFRPEEIQIDKTVPGLIFTNLRVLNSDIKPEQEFNHRVLLNKPLNHTDQIVLKYSENLFSVEFAALTYLYPEKNKYRYQLEGFDNSWFETDGTANFATFTNLNNGDYILHVKGSNADGTWNEEGISLKIKVLPPFWKSWYAMAIYALVLTISLLGLRYVILFRERMNVELEMERSEAKRIHELDSMKLKFFTNISHEFRTPLTLIISPVEKLLPRFKGEPEEIYLNHIYQNSKKLINMINQLLDFRKMDDKGLSYNPSWGNIIEFITATVSSFNDLSYNKNIELRQITDLREYFMVFDKDKLEKVLFNLLSNAFKFTPLSGLVIVQVSLEVEQNDGQIEKKNNLVIRVKDNGVGIQPENIDKIFTRFYQEENGNGAREKGTGIGLSLVKEYVQLHGGKITVDSAPNIGSSFNVFLPVTEATELETHEVRGALREVKFTSDEKIA